The following are encoded in a window of Gammaproteobacteria bacterium genomic DNA:
- a CDS encoding thymidylate synthase, translating into MARPPRRGRQPEAHRGGHEATSQAARVPASRCPLGTIRLVDFYQEPFTAEEISVLSPFFSNVDRPVFALINLPEVVKGALFARYSRSSKSLRRLFLDEFLADAETGIAMIARRIGTNDPLYSLRKAERLYDRVFFEFGDDSVAQLGGAHIACEQASNLLTKVLERGRLAAYLEQSTRYIYYDTKLGDRYRYMIPPEIAASDHAAAYRRILDLLFDAYSQVVRRMTDIYAQRFPRRDDPLGVWKATIRAKACDAARGLLPASTLSNVGIYASGQAYEMALMRMQAHPLVEVREYGDMMLNELRTVIPSFLRRVDVEDRGVVWSEYLAETEAAIRSIVADLGETPDPQPLVTLTDWDPEAEVKLVAAALYSASNLPDAQLLRIANAMPMDERAKVITAMVGNRSNRRHRPGRAMERPMYRFDVLCDYGAFRDLQRHRMLTIDWQELTTDHGQDAPHDLADAGLTDSWNRAMAEAAAFHNTLKRSVGSTVAQYVVPFGFNIRFVMEMNAREAFHLLELRSQPAGHPGYRKVVQEMHRQIGQVAGHHLIADAMRYVDYSEPDLERLDSERRAARRRKS; encoded by the coding sequence ATGGCACGACCGCCACGCCGAGGGCGGCAGCCAGAAGCACACCGAGGAGGACACGAAGCCACGTCACAGGCAGCAAGAGTACCCGCCTCCCGGTGTCCTCTCGGTACAATCCGCTTGGTGGACTTCTATCAGGAACCGTTTACGGCTGAGGAAATCAGCGTCCTCTCCCCGTTCTTCAGCAATGTGGACCGCCCCGTCTTTGCCCTGATCAACCTCCCCGAAGTGGTCAAAGGCGCCCTGTTCGCCCGCTACAGCCGCAGCTCCAAGTCGCTGCGGCGTCTCTTCCTCGACGAGTTCCTTGCGGACGCCGAAACCGGCATCGCGATGATCGCGCGACGCATCGGCACGAACGATCCCCTCTACAGCCTTCGCAAGGCGGAACGGCTCTACGACCGGGTCTTCTTCGAGTTCGGCGATGACTCCGTCGCCCAGCTGGGAGGAGCACATATCGCCTGTGAGCAGGCATCGAACCTGCTCACCAAGGTTCTCGAACGCGGCCGGCTCGCCGCATACCTCGAGCAGAGCACCCGCTATATCTACTACGACACGAAACTCGGCGACCGCTACCGGTACATGATCCCGCCCGAAATCGCCGCTTCGGATCACGCCGCGGCCTACCGCCGAATCTTGGACCTCCTCTTCGACGCCTACTCGCAGGTCGTGCGCAGAATGACCGACATCTACGCGCAACGCTTTCCCCGACGGGACGACCCGCTAGGCGTATGGAAAGCCACGATCAGGGCGAAGGCATGCGACGCGGCGAGAGGGCTGCTCCCGGCATCCACACTGTCCAACGTCGGGATCTACGCGTCGGGTCAGGCATACGAGATGGCACTCATGCGGATGCAGGCGCATCCCCTTGTCGAGGTGCGCGAGTACGGGGACATGATGCTCAACGAGTTGCGCACCGTCATCCCATCGTTCCTGCGACGCGTCGATGTGGAGGACCGCGGCGTCGTGTGGAGCGAATATCTGGCCGAGACCGAGGCTGCGATTCGTTCCATCGTGGCTGACCTTGGCGAAACACCCGATCCACAGCCGCTGGTGACGCTTACCGACTGGGATCCCGAGGCCGAAGTAAAGCTGGTAGCCGCCGCCCTCTACTCCGCATCGAACCTACCCGATGCCCAGTTGCTCCGGATCGCCAACGCCATGCCGATGGATGAGCGCGCCAAGGTGATTACCGCCATGGTCGGTAACCGGAGTAACAGACGGCATCGGCCGGGGCGGGCGATGGAGCGCCCCATGTACCGTTTCGACGTCCTGTGTGATTACGGGGCATTCCGTGACCTCCAGCGGCACCGCATGTTGACCATCGACTGGCAGGAGTTGACGACCGACCACGGCCAGGATGCACCTCACGATCTGGCCGATGCCGGTCTCACAGATTCATGGAACCGGGCGATGGCCGAAGCTGCAGCATTTCACAACACCCTGAAACGCTCCGTGGGTTCGACGGTCGCCCAGTATGTCGTGCCCTTCGGCTTCAATATCCGTTTCGTCATGGAGATGAACGCTCGCGAGGCGTTCCACCTGCTCGAGTTGCGAAGTCAGCCCGCTGGTCACCCGGGATACCGCAAAGTGGTCCAGGAGATGCACCGGCAGATCGGTCAGGTCGCAGGACACCATCTGATCGCCGACGCGATGCGCTACGTCGACTACTCCGAACCCGACCTCGAACGCCTCGACAGTGAGCGTCGTGCCGCACGGAGGCGCAAGAGCTAG
- a CDS encoding AAA family ATPase — MSTRIVLITGGGGVGKTTLSAGLALAAARRGHRTLVLTIDPAKRLATALGLDDLGSDPTPLTEEPLLWGAMVDAARSWNEIAQHYAPPEVAPRLTSNPFFEAATQHFPASQAFAAAEEMTLQAQSNRWDVIVVDTPPAAGGIEFFTSPARMRDLIGGRLLKWLTGGSLPGRKLFYRFTARPALRIADVALGSELLEAVADFLLDLRAAYDGIARRSKEIERRLHSAHTVVVTTADPAPIAEAARFFELEPGPPEFVVFNRTLPAAWYEAESPVSGPIAENLHRWGTEAHRQAAVRHRFSARWHIRPATIPWQSSAPTDLERLAAMIDSAEGLDLKRLLGN, encoded by the coding sequence GTGAGCACTCGTATCGTGCTGATCACCGGCGGGGGTGGCGTCGGCAAGACAACCCTGTCCGCAGGGTTGGCGCTGGCGGCGGCCCGGCGCGGCCATCGCACGCTCGTGCTCACCATCGATCCGGCCAAGCGGCTCGCGACGGCCCTTGGACTCGACGATCTGGGCTCGGACCCGACTCCTTTGACCGAAGAGCCTCTGCTCTGGGGGGCGATGGTCGACGCCGCCCGGTCCTGGAACGAGATCGCCCAGCACTACGCGCCGCCGGAGGTTGCACCGAGGCTGACCTCAAACCCCTTCTTCGAGGCTGCAACGCAGCATTTCCCGGCGTCCCAGGCATTCGCCGCTGCAGAAGAGATGACTCTGCAGGCCCAGAGCAACCGATGGGATGTGATCGTCGTGGACACCCCGCCCGCAGCCGGCGGCATCGAGTTCTTCACTTCTCCGGCCAGGATGCGCGACCTCATCGGTGGCCGCCTTCTCAAGTGGCTCACCGGCGGCTCGCTGCCAGGTCGCAAACTGTTCTACCGGTTCACCGCTCGCCCTGCCCTGCGGATCGCAGATGTCGCGCTCGGTTCCGAGCTTCTCGAAGCGGTTGCCGACTTCCTGCTCGATCTTCGTGCCGCATACGACGGTATCGCCCGAAGAAGCAAGGAAATCGAACGCCGGCTTCACAGCGCTCACACGGTGGTGGTGACCACCGCCGATCCGGCGCCCATCGCCGAAGCTGCCCGCTTCTTCGAACTCGAACCGGGACCACCGGAATTCGTCGTCTTCAATCGCACATTGCCCGCAGCATGGTACGAAGCCGAGTCTCCCGTCTCCGGACCCATTGCCGAGAATCTTCACCGGTGGGGAACCGAGGCTCACCGCCAAGCCGCAGTCCGCCATCGGTTCTCTGCGCGATGGCACATTCGTCCGGCAACGATCCCGTGGCAGTCGAGCGCCCCCACGGACCTGGAGCGCCTCGCCGCGATGATCGACT